In the Candidatus Electrothrix sp. GW3-4 genome, one interval contains:
- the dapA gene encoding 4-hydroxy-tetrahydrodipicolinate synthase translates to MTTQGKDIQGAFTAIVTPMQDGKVDEQSLTDLINFQIDNGIHGLVPCGTTGESATLGFDEHKRVIDITVKVVDGRVPVIAGTGANSTAEAIELTESAKESGADAVLSVVPYYNKPSQEGLYQHFKAIIDAVDIPMVLYNVPGRTVTNMAPATTARLAQLPNVIAIKEACGCLNQISEVIRLCPKDFVVLSGDDFTSMPTVLIGGKGVISVTSNVYPKAMSELMEAALKGDLAKANELHYKLFALMGTMFCYPNPAPAKKGLHLMGKIATPEVRLPMTEMDEASLNKLMTEMKAICLI, encoded by the coding sequence ATGACGACACAAGGAAAAGATATCCAAGGTGCTTTTACCGCCATTGTCACCCCAATGCAGGATGGCAAGGTTGATGAACAAAGCCTGACCGATCTGATTAATTTCCAGATCGACAACGGCATTCACGGCCTGGTGCCCTGTGGAACCACAGGGGAATCTGCGACCCTGGGCTTTGACGAGCATAAACGAGTCATTGATATCACTGTTAAGGTGGTTGACGGACGGGTACCGGTCATTGCCGGAACCGGGGCCAACAGCACCGCAGAGGCCATTGAGCTGACCGAATCCGCCAAGGAAAGCGGTGCTGACGCAGTGCTCTCCGTGGTTCCTTATTATAATAAGCCGAGTCAGGAAGGTCTGTACCAGCATTTTAAAGCCATTATCGATGCTGTGGATATTCCTATGGTGCTCTATAATGTGCCTGGCCGTACCGTAACCAATATGGCCCCGGCCACAACAGCTCGCCTGGCTCAATTGCCCAATGTCATTGCCATCAAAGAGGCCTGCGGCTGCCTCAATCAGATCTCTGAGGTCATTCGTCTTTGCCCCAAGGATTTTGTTGTCCTCTCCGGTGATGACTTCACCTCCATGCCCACCGTGCTCATCGGCGGCAAGGGGGTTATCTCTGTTACCTCCAATGTCTATCCCAAGGCCATGTCCGAGCTGATGGAAGCGGCACTGAAGGGTGATCTGGCCAAGGCCAATGAGCTGCATTACAAGCTCTTTGCCCTGATGGGAACCATGTTTTGCTATCCCAACCCGGCCCCGGCCAAGAAGGGGCTGCACCTGATGGGTAAGATCGCCACCCCAGAGGTTCGTCTGCCCATGACGGAAATGGATGAGGCTTCGCTGAATAAGCTGATGACGGAGATGAAGGCTATTTGCTTGATCTAA
- the folK gene encoding 2-amino-4-hydroxy-6-hydroxymethyldihydropteridine diphosphokinase, whose translation MNSIPFSHSASIGLGSNLGNSRSLLREAWQALDQHPLISLQTLSSPYRTRPMGMESDHWFINAVGRLQTALSPEALLDLLLATEQQFGRVRHPELEGYQDRTLDLDLLLYDDCIRQTERLVLPHPAMHERLFVLVPLAEIGPQLTHPLFNKTVVRLLAEQEANNGQKGIEQTSW comes from the coding sequence ATGAACAGCATTCCCTTTTCCCATTCCGCCTCCATCGGCCTTGGCTCCAATCTTGGCAACTCCCGCAGCCTGCTGCGGGAGGCCTGGCAGGCCCTTGATCAGCATCCCTTGATCAGCCTCCAGACCCTTTCTTCGCCCTATCGCACCCGGCCAATGGGCATGGAGAGCGACCATTGGTTTATCAATGCCGTGGGACGGCTGCAGACGGCACTGTCTCCAGAGGCCCTCCTGGATCTCCTCCTGGCAACAGAGCAGCAATTTGGCAGGGTCCGGCATCCAGAACTGGAAGGCTATCAGGACAGGACCCTGGACCTTGATCTCCTCCTCTATGATGACTGTATCAGGCAGACCGAACGGCTCGTCCTCCCCCATCCGGCAATGCATGAGCGGCTGTTCGTGCTGGTTCCGTTGGCAGAGATTGGGCCGCAGCTTACGCATCCCCTGTTCAACAAGACCGTGGTCAGGCTGCTGGCAGAACAGGAAGCCAACAACGGACAAAAGGGGATTGAGCAGACAAGCTGGTAA
- a CDS encoding ABC transporter permease yields the protein MMVKLWAAVSKELLLLWRDRAGLAVLFLMPVILVVAITLVQKNVMELTGQSKARLLMADLDKGSLGKALSASLEEGHVAVICQDGEETGLEDIRAAVLEGDFQVGIVVPAGSSKRLYEEATALFTESEQVALEGKLAQIPIFLFFDPAVMPGFRTGLTAQLRMALERVAMQAKVEQLQRELAEQTNIMLPWPVAAGPSGKRIATVFDQSLFEITDPASSESSGQEKEASEYNPVQQNVPAWALFGIFFTSIPIAGGLLQERRSGIQLRLSTLPVSTVLLLTAKVLAYLAVCCCQFFLITLIGAHLFPLLDLPAFSLGSNFLPLLIVILLTGLAACGYGIFLGTACRTYEQASTLGSTTVVAAAAIGGVMVPVYAMPQIMQRLSILSPLNWGLTAFHDILLRGDSLVRVGDDLLRLGCFFLLTVLLAWKLTRP from the coding sequence ATGATGGTGAAGCTCTGGGCCGCTGTAAGCAAGGAACTCCTGCTCCTCTGGCGGGATCGGGCAGGTCTGGCTGTCCTCTTTCTCATGCCGGTTATCCTGGTGGTGGCCATCACCCTGGTGCAAAAAAACGTTATGGAGTTGACCGGGCAGAGCAAGGCCCGGTTGCTCATGGCAGATCTGGACAAAGGCTCCTTGGGCAAGGCTTTATCTGCCTCTTTAGAGGAGGGCCATGTTGCGGTTATCTGCCAGGATGGTGAGGAAACAGGGCTAGAGGATATTCGGGCCGCAGTCCTGGAGGGTGATTTTCAGGTCGGCATCGTCGTTCCTGCTGGTTCTTCAAAGCGTCTGTACGAGGAGGCCACAGCCCTCTTTACCGAGAGTGAGCAGGTTGCCCTGGAGGGCAAGCTCGCTCAGATTCCTATTTTTCTTTTTTTTGATCCAGCGGTAATGCCCGGTTTTCGCACCGGCCTAACTGCCCAGCTGCGGATGGCCCTGGAACGGGTGGCCATGCAGGCCAAGGTCGAGCAGCTGCAAAGGGAATTGGCAGAACAGACCAATATCATGCTCCCCTGGCCCGTTGCCGCAGGGCCCTCAGGAAAGCGTATCGCAACCGTTTTTGATCAATCTTTATTTGAGATCACCGATCCCGCTTCTTCCGAATCTTCAGGACAGGAAAAGGAGGCCTCGGAGTATAACCCAGTGCAACAGAACGTACCGGCCTGGGCCCTCTTTGGTATTTTTTTTACGTCTATTCCCATTGCAGGCGGTCTCCTGCAGGAGCGAAGGAGCGGTATCCAACTTCGCCTGAGCACCCTGCCGGTCTCGACCGTTCTCCTTCTCACTGCCAAGGTCCTGGCCTATCTGGCGGTTTGTTGTTGCCAGTTTTTCCTGATTACCCTGATCGGGGCCCATCTCTTTCCCCTCCTGGATCTTCCGGCCTTTTCCCTGGGATCGAATTTCCTGCCCCTCCTCATCGTTATCCTGTTGACTGGTCTGGCTGCCTGCGGTTACGGTATTTTTCTAGGAACCGCCTGCCGGACCTATGAACAGGCATCCACCCTGGGATCAACCACAGTTGTGGCAGCTGCAGCCATCGGCGGGGTGATGGTACCGGTCTATGCCATGCCCCAGATCATGCAGCGGCTCAGTATTCTCTCTCCTTTAAACTGGGGCCTGACCGCCTTTCATGATATCCTCTTACGAGGTGATTCGCTGGTCAGGGTAGGGGATGATCTGCTTCGCCTGGGATGTTTTTTTCTTTTGACCGTCCTGCTGGCCTGGAAACTGACCCGTCCCTAA
- a CDS encoding heme NO-binding domain-containing protein — protein sequence MKGVIVTCLESLIKEQFGQHSWEDILEEAGLERHTLFNMTSNIEDEAVLEIVNATCKVLNITLPQAADAFGDYWVNIYAPKVYSMYYRKAHSAKEMLLHMDKLHETVTSSIPDAHPPRFDYEWQDEHTLIMHYKSHRGLLDFFIGLVKGVGKYYNEELRVSQKSETAVEIVFLEKPSSEGAPKAKVSTPEQEVQQAGPDRSQEPEVEEAEEHEEHKGLLHKIFSFFR from the coding sequence ATGAAAGGTGTTATTGTTACGTGTTTGGAAAGTTTGATCAAAGAGCAATTCGGACAACATTCCTGGGAAGATATCCTTGAAGAAGCGGGGCTGGAGAGACACACCCTCTTCAATATGACTTCAAATATTGAGGACGAGGCGGTCCTGGAGATTGTTAACGCCACCTGCAAGGTCTTAAATATCACCCTGCCTCAGGCTGCTGATGCCTTTGGTGACTACTGGGTCAATATCTATGCGCCGAAAGTATACAGTATGTATTATAGAAAAGCGCATTCTGCCAAAGAAATGCTGCTCCACATGGATAAACTGCATGAGACAGTGACGTCCAGCATACCAGATGCCCACCCACCCCGCTTTGACTACGAATGGCAGGATGAACACACCCTGATTATGCACTATAAATCCCATAGAGGGCTGCTTGATTTCTTTATCGGCCTGGTCAAAGGGGTGGGCAAATATTATAATGAAGAGCTGAGGGTCTCCCAAAAAAGCGAAACAGCGGTTGAAATCGTTTTTCTGGAAAAACCTTCATCAGAAGGCGCCCCAAAAGCGAAAGTGAGCACACCGGAACAAGAGGTGCAACAGGCTGGGCCTGATAGGTCACAAGAACCTGAGGTGGAGGAAGCAGAGGAGCATGAGGAACATAAGGGCCTCCTTCACAAAATATTCTCATTTTTCAGGTAG
- a CDS encoding radical SAM protein, translating into MKILLVNPPNCGRSIPEERYGITSVKQIFRGEPLALEELAGNLLEHDVRILDLKAEPEDLESMLAEFQPDLVGITGLTCEANTMLFLAGQVKAHGQPLVVVGGIHASNDPAFFNQATIDYIIVGLGKRTFAELIACLLSEEEVVIPGVIATNPGGEIQVPDYRCYRYTAADIMEELPPAYDKVAQYRSHYILEKLKVTMGFVASAYGCPHRCSFCSIKGQTHGRYLTKSIAAVLREIQLLPDIPVIRLVDANTFGDIERARALAEALKDSGLRKQYLADIRSDTVVRYPDLLKSWKEAGLRAVVIGFEEIDDQRLTAMNKANRADINTEAVAVLKELGITVVGDFIIDPQYEEKDFLRLDAYLEKVQIDLPMITVMTPLPGTELYQQQQDRIINHDLDYYTLTNAVTATRLAEKEFYTFYAELIRKSHEHAKI; encoded by the coding sequence ATGAAGATTCTGCTTGTCAACCCACCCAATTGCGGACGCAGCATCCCGGAAGAACGCTACGGGATCACTTCTGTCAAACAGATTTTTCGGGGCGAGCCCCTTGCCCTGGAGGAGTTGGCAGGAAACCTGCTGGAGCACGATGTTCGTATCCTGGATCTGAAGGCGGAGCCGGAGGACCTAGAATCTATGTTGGCAGAGTTCCAACCCGATCTGGTGGGTATCACCGGTTTGACCTGTGAGGCAAATACCATGCTTTTTCTTGCTGGGCAGGTCAAAGCGCATGGTCAGCCCTTGGTGGTCGTGGGCGGGATTCACGCCAGTAATGATCCGGCCTTTTTCAATCAGGCAACCATTGATTATATTATTGTTGGCTTGGGCAAGAGAACCTTTGCTGAGCTCATTGCCTGTCTGCTCAGCGAGGAAGAGGTTGTCATCCCCGGTGTCATTGCCACCAATCCAGGTGGGGAAATCCAGGTGCCGGACTATCGCTGTTATCGCTACACAGCTGCTGATATTATGGAGGAACTGCCCCCGGCTTATGACAAGGTAGCGCAATACCGTTCCCATTATATCCTGGAAAAGCTCAAGGTGACCATGGGCTTTGTCGCCTCGGCCTATGGCTGTCCCCATCGTTGCTCCTTTTGCTCCATTAAGGGCCAGACCCATGGCAGGTACCTGACTAAGTCCATTGCTGCGGTGTTGCGGGAGATCCAACTCCTGCCCGATATCCCGGTGATCCGCTTGGTAGATGCCAATACCTTTGGCGATATTGAGCGGGCCAGGGCCTTAGCTGAGGCCTTGAAGGACTCAGGGCTGCGTAAACAATACCTTGCTGATATCCGTTCTGATACCGTTGTCCGTTATCCAGACTTGCTCAAGAGTTGGAAAGAGGCCGGGCTGCGAGCCGTGGTCATCGGTTTTGAGGAAATAGATGATCAGCGGCTGACCGCCATGAACAAGGCCAATCGGGCAGATATCAATACAGAGGCTGTGGCTGTGCTCAAGGAGCTGGGGATCACCGTAGTAGGCGATTTCATCATTGACCCTCAATATGAGGAAAAGGATTTTCTTCGCCTTGATGCCTATCTTGAGAAGGTCCAGATTGATTTACCCATGATTACGGTGATGACACCGCTGCCAGGCACTGAACTCTATCAACAGCAGCAGGATCGGATCATCAATCATGATCTTGATTATTACACCCTGACCAATGCCGTCACTGCAACGCGGCTGGCGGAAAAGGAATTCTATACATTTTATGCGGAGCTTATCCGAAAAAGTCATGAGCATGCGAAGATATAA
- a CDS encoding Hsp20/alpha crystallin family protein: MNVSIWDPFREMEALLNTYTMPARRKSTAEDNESVETGDWAPVVDILETDNEFVLKVELPGVEKDDVQVGIDNRILTIKGEKKGDDKDKKVHRNECRYGTFIRTFTLPQDVDVDKVEAACKNGVLSLTLTKMEQAKPKQIEVKVN, from the coding sequence ATGAACGTCAGTATTTGGGATCCTTTTCGTGAGATGGAGGCATTGTTGAACACCTACACAATGCCCGCAAGAAGAAAATCAACCGCTGAAGACAACGAATCTGTTGAAACTGGCGACTGGGCACCTGTCGTCGATATCCTTGAAACAGACAACGAATTTGTTTTAAAGGTTGAACTCCCTGGAGTGGAAAAAGATGATGTCCAGGTTGGTATCGACAACCGTATTCTGACCATCAAAGGGGAAAAGAAGGGTGATGATAAGGACAAAAAGGTCCACAGAAACGAGTGCAGATACGGTACCTTTATCAGAACCTTCACCCTGCCCCAGGATGTGGATGTGGATAAGGTCGAGGCGGCCTGTAAAAACGGGGTACTCAGCCTGACCCTGACCAAGATGGAGCAGGCCAAACCCAAGCAGATTGAGGTGAAGGTCAACTGA
- the dapB gene encoding 4-hydroxy-tetrahydrodipicolinate reductase encodes MTKVIVAGASGRMGQRICYMVHQHPDLSLAGAFEQAGSPNVGKDAGEIAGIGTAGVTIADNLEAVIEQGEVIIDFTFHKATMEFVKVAAKHGRAMVIGTTGLSAEDLTILRNTAAEHFPCVQAPNMAVGVNVLFKLVEKAAAVLGDGYDVEIVEAHHRMKKDAPSGTALKIGEMAAKGLGRDLAKVGVFERNGIIGERTDQEIGIQTIRAGDIVGEHTAYFAGPGERIEITHRAHSRDNFAGGAAKAAAWVVSQPKGLYTMFDVLGLSEF; translated from the coding sequence ATGACCAAAGTAATTGTAGCCGGAGCCTCCGGTCGAATGGGACAGCGTATCTGTTACATGGTGCATCAGCACCCGGATCTTAGCCTGGCTGGCGCCTTTGAACAGGCTGGCAGCCCGAATGTGGGCAAGGATGCCGGAGAAATAGCGGGCATCGGCACCGCAGGGGTGACCATCGCCGATAACCTGGAGGCAGTGATTGAGCAGGGTGAGGTCATCATTGATTTTACCTTTCATAAGGCCACCATGGAATTCGTCAAGGTCGCAGCCAAGCATGGTCGGGCTATGGTTATCGGGACTACCGGCCTCAGTGCCGAGGATCTGACCATCCTCCGCAACACCGCTGCCGAGCATTTCCCCTGTGTCCAGGCCCCAAACATGGCCGTGGGCGTCAATGTCCTGTTCAAGCTGGTGGAAAAGGCAGCTGCCGTACTCGGTGATGGCTATGACGTGGAAATTGTCGAGGCCCATCACCGGATGAAGAAGGATGCCCCCTCTGGAACAGCCCTGAAGATCGGAGAAATGGCGGCCAAGGGCCTGGGAAGAGACCTGGCCAAGGTCGGTGTTTTTGAGCGCAACGGTATCATCGGTGAGCGCACTGATCAGGAAATCGGTATCCAGACCATTCGGGCTGGCGACATCGTCGGTGAACATACTGCCTACTTTGCCGGTCCTGGCGAGCGGATTGAAATCACCCACCGGGCCCATAGCCGGGACAACTTTGCCGGTGGCGCAGCCAAGGCCGCCGCCTGGGTGGTCAGCCAGCCCAAGGGACTCTACACCATGTTCGATGTCCTGGGGCTGTCCGAATTCTAA
- a CDS encoding response regulator has protein sequence MKYLVVVVDDSKFVHKLIEKLFDSKTFDVHFFTSAEEAKNVLDTFSSQGREVDLVLLDIYLQDGTKEESVALLELLTRERKRTQVIIMSGRLSPNEFAEFYSKGADSYLIKPFSEEKFLSSVKRHVNIARNISEYNNAPLAKIKVEERDIFISHSSANEKLASFLRDEFMKNNIGSSCENAELLADDIWRPILLEAINTCKIFLLILTQDTLRSDYMKQEIIQAFNRKKRDGNSFFIIPVLYNIQPTEVPRQISSMHCVDLTSADKRADQIRSLSFSIKKILSL, from the coding sequence ATGAAATATTTAGTCGTTGTAGTTGACGATAGCAAATTCGTCCATAAACTTATTGAAAAGCTTTTTGATTCAAAGACATTCGACGTTCATTTTTTTACCTCTGCCGAAGAAGCAAAGAACGTCCTGGACACCTTTTCCTCGCAAGGACGGGAAGTCGATCTTGTTTTACTCGACATCTACTTACAAGACGGGACAAAGGAAGAGAGTGTTGCGCTGCTGGAGTTGTTAACAAGAGAGAGAAAGCGAACACAGGTTATTATCATGTCAGGTCGCTTATCACCAAATGAGTTCGCAGAATTTTACTCTAAAGGCGCGGACAGCTATCTGATCAAACCTTTTTCCGAAGAAAAATTTCTCTCTTCCGTAAAACGACATGTCAATATTGCCCGAAATATCTCAGAATACAATAACGCCCCACTGGCAAAGATTAAAGTAGAAGAGAGGGATATATTCATAAGTCATTCATCTGCGAACGAAAAACTCGCTTCATTCTTAAGAGATGAGTTTATGAAAAATAATATAGGATCAAGCTGTGAAAACGCAGAGTTGTTAGCAGATGATATATGGCGTCCTATCTTACTGGAAGCAATCAATACCTGCAAAATATTTCTTTTGATCCTCACTCAGGATACCCTGCGATCTGATTATATGAAGCAAGAAATTATCCAGGCCTTTAACAGAAAAAAACGCGACGGCAACAGCTTCTTCATTATCCCTGTTCTGTATAACATACAACCAACAGAAGTGCCTCGCCAAATCAGCTCCATGCACTGTGTAGATCTTACATCAGCAGACAAGAGAGCTGATCAAATTCGCTCGCTCAGCTTTTCCATAAAAAAAATCTTATCCCTCTAA
- a CDS encoding PilZ domain-containing protein yields the protein MDATNRILCPIPDDERTPFVDVLLKFIDWQKVRIDNAEEENERLQKEINKLQKQALSEREQRPFKSIANKKIKRIPKRSKVFAPIKIQQQDPVKPENVQQLLVKNIQQLLVSIGSKNKRQFTRLHIHLDANLDFGAQRYYRHAVENISLGGLYVRGDFKQQLGDICTISLNQSELDATLEIHATCSVIRSSEQGIGLEFISMKLDDFCHLQTVLLYQADDPFVLGTEFVNNMNLELENDLILCKAFHFHRDRDVERGVG from the coding sequence ATGGATGCAACTAATCGTATACTTTGCCCGATTCCAGACGACGAACGAACCCCGTTTGTTGATGTCTTGTTGAAGTTTATTGACTGGCAGAAGGTGCGTATTGACAACGCAGAAGAGGAGAATGAGCGGCTGCAAAAGGAGATTAACAAGCTGCAAAAGCAAGCGCTCAGTGAGAGAGAGCAAAGACCCTTTAAGAGCATTGCCAACAAGAAGATAAAAAGAATACCAAAGCGCAGCAAGGTTTTTGCCCCTATCAAAATCCAGCAACAGGACCCTGTAAAACCGGAAAACGTACAGCAGTTGTTGGTAAAGAATATTCAACAACTGCTGGTGAGTATCGGCAGTAAAAACAAGCGCCAATTCACTCGGCTACATATTCATTTAGATGCTAATTTGGATTTTGGCGCACAGCGCTATTACAGACATGCTGTAGAGAATATCAGTCTTGGCGGCCTTTATGTGCGGGGAGATTTTAAGCAGCAGTTGGGGGATATTTGTACAATCAGTCTCAATCAGTCAGAACTTGACGCTACTCTTGAGATTCACGCCACCTGTTCAGTGATCAGGAGCAGCGAACAGGGGATAGGGCTTGAGTTTATCTCTATGAAACTGGATGATTTTTGTCATTTGCAAACCGTTCTTCTCTATCAGGCCGATGATCCTTTTGTTCTGGGGACGGAATTTGTCAATAATATGAACCTGGAATTGGAAAACGACCTCATCTTATGTAAGGCCTTTCATTTTCATCGAGATAGGGACGTAGAAAGGGGCGTTGGCTGA
- a CDS encoding ABC transporter ATP-binding protein: MTRRSERKIPADTVTDPEDVPALLARSLCKQYKGTEHPALDNLDLEVEKGEFFGLLGPNGAGKTTALSIFSGLFPPDSGTLQIAGKQFGNQNKAIKQRFGLVPQEIALYDNLTAQEHLVFFGRLHGLSRERLCKQVASCLELAGLVDRASWLVNTYSGGMKRRLNIAAALLHEPEILFLDEPTVGVDAQSRNMIHEQLQAANQGGTTIIYTSHSMDEAQKLCTRIGIIDQGRIIRQGVPTDLIAEKGLNNLEELFLQLTGRQLRDA; the protein is encoded by the coding sequence ATGACAAGACGATCAGAAAGAAAGATCCCAGCTGATACTGTTACGGACCCAGAGGATGTCCCGGCCCTCTTGGCCCGTTCCCTGTGCAAGCAGTATAAAGGTACTGAACACCCTGCCTTGGATAATCTCGACCTGGAGGTAGAAAAAGGAGAGTTCTTTGGCCTGCTCGGTCCCAACGGGGCCGGAAAAACAACAGCTCTGTCCATCTTCAGCGGTCTCTTTCCCCCGGACAGCGGCACCCTTCAGATTGCAGGTAAACAGTTTGGCAATCAGAACAAGGCAATTAAACAGCGCTTCGGTCTTGTGCCCCAGGAAATCGCCCTGTATGATAACCTGACCGCGCAGGAGCATCTGGTCTTTTTCGGCAGACTACACGGACTGAGTAGGGAACGACTGTGCAAGCAGGTGGCCAGCTGTCTGGAGCTTGCGGGCTTAGTTGATCGGGCCTCCTGGCTGGTGAACACCTATTCCGGCGGCATGAAACGGCGCCTGAACATCGCTGCAGCCCTGCTTCATGAACCAGAGATCCTGTTTCTTGATGAACCCACCGTCGGTGTTGACGCCCAATCACGCAATATGATCCATGAACAGTTACAAGCGGCCAATCAGGGTGGGACAACGATTATCTATACCAGCCATTCCATGGACGAGGCCCAAAAACTCTGCACCCGTATCGGTATTATCGATCAGGGAAGGATTATCAGGCAGGGGGTACCCACAGACCTGATTGCGGAGAAAGGCCTCAATAATCTGGAAGAACTCTTCCTCCAGTTGACGGGCAGGCAGCTGCGGGACGCATGA
- a CDS encoding Hsp20/alpha crystallin family protein → MNGRMQTKAWVLTGITALTLISSITPLSYAAESANSPDVITKEQKNTKPDQKAEEKNWSPWNWFSKEEEKSGNKVPIQRKDGKEDQDELAGPLRDFHRDINRLFDQTFRDFGFSAFDMDRPFQHTSGGMFRPVTDLAANDKEYTITVEVPGAEKDDIKIEVANNVMTISGEKKQEKKEEDKDYYRQERFYGSFQRVLSLPEDADQEGIKASFQQGVLTVTMPRKDMPKPVVKEVKIQ, encoded by the coding sequence ATGAATGGGCGAATGCAAACAAAGGCATGGGTATTGACAGGAATAACAGCACTGACACTCATCTCATCAATAACGCCGCTGAGTTATGCCGCCGAGTCGGCAAATTCTCCAGACGTGATCACCAAAGAACAGAAAAACACCAAGCCGGACCAGAAGGCAGAGGAGAAAAATTGGTCTCCCTGGAACTGGTTCAGCAAAGAGGAAGAGAAAAGCGGCAACAAGGTGCCTATTCAACGGAAAGACGGTAAAGAAGACCAGGATGAACTTGCTGGTCCCTTGCGGGATTTTCATCGCGATATTAATCGGCTCTTTGACCAGACCTTCCGCGATTTCGGATTTTCCGCGTTTGATATGGACAGGCCGTTTCAGCATACTTCCGGCGGGATGTTCCGACCGGTTACAGATCTCGCTGCAAATGACAAGGAATACACCATCACCGTCGAGGTCCCTGGCGCGGAAAAAGACGATATCAAGATCGAAGTGGCCAATAATGTCATGACCATCAGCGGTGAGAAGAAGCAGGAGAAAAAGGAAGAGGACAAGGACTATTACCGGCAGGAACGCTTTTACGGTTCTTTTCAGCGTGTGCTCTCCTTACCGGAAGACGCTGACCAGGAGGGGATCAAGGCGAGCTTTCAACAGGGGGTGCTGACCGTGACCATGCCGAGAAAGGATATGCCGAAACCGGTGGTAAAAGAGGTCAAGATCCAGTAG
- a CDS encoding beta-ketoacyl-ACP synthase III has translation MNAFITAVSAFLPGEPVGNDALDAYLGKTDRISARTRQMILAGNGIQTRYYAIDPATGETTFTNARLAAEAVRALGIDIEKLECLCCGTSSADQLMPGHASMVHGELGGGPCEVISTSGICLSGITAMKYAALSVALGMSTAVATGSELACTYMHQDFFQAAAEKKQKDNGEKQRHPAFSFEADFLRWMLSDGAGAVLIEPEPATGQLSLQIDWIELTSHAHDLETCMYAGALKQEDGSLVGWREYLRAGRQDGIFTVKQDARLLNREIIRVIVEESLSLVISRHGLKPESIDWYLPHYSSEFFREPLKEGLRDIGFPLPEEKWFTNLHTKGNTGSASFYIMLEELFSSGKLRAGDRILGMIPESGRFSVGWVLLTVV, from the coding sequence ATGAATGCGTTTATAACAGCGGTTTCTGCCTTTCTGCCCGGTGAACCGGTGGGAAATGATGCCCTGGATGCGTATCTGGGAAAGACAGACAGGATATCGGCCAGGACCCGACAGATGATCTTGGCTGGCAACGGTATTCAAACCAGATATTATGCCATTGATCCGGCAACAGGGGAAACCACCTTTACCAATGCCCGCCTGGCAGCCGAGGCCGTGCGCGCTTTAGGGATTGATATAGAAAAACTGGAATGCCTCTGTTGCGGTACTTCTTCAGCGGATCAGCTTATGCCTGGCCATGCCTCAATGGTACATGGCGAGCTAGGAGGAGGGCCCTGCGAGGTTATCTCCACCAGCGGGATTTGCCTGAGTGGAATTACTGCAATGAAGTACGCAGCCCTGTCTGTGGCCTTGGGCATGAGCACCGCAGTGGCCACCGGATCGGAACTGGCTTGCACCTATATGCATCAGGATTTCTTTCAAGCTGCGGCTGAGAAAAAACAAAAAGACAATGGTGAAAAACAGCGCCATCCAGCCTTCTCTTTTGAAGCAGATTTTCTTCGTTGGATGCTTTCTGATGGGGCAGGGGCTGTACTCATTGAGCCCGAGCCTGCAACGGGGCAATTGAGTTTGCAGATTGACTGGATTGAGCTGACTTCTCATGCCCATGACTTGGAAACCTGTATGTACGCTGGTGCTCTCAAACAGGAAGATGGTAGCCTTGTGGGATGGCGGGAGTATCTGCGAGCTGGTCGCCAAGACGGGATTTTTACAGTGAAACAGGATGCCCGTTTACTGAACCGTGAGATAATCAGAGTTATAGTGGAAGAGAGCCTTTCGCTCGTTATTTCCCGGCATGGCCTTAAACCTGAAAGTATTGATTGGTACCTCCCCCATTATTCATCGGAATTTTTTCGGGAACCACTTAAAGAGGGACTTCGGGATATCGGTTTTCCTTTGCCCGAGGAAAAATGGTTTACCAATCTCCACACCAAGGGCAATACCGGATCAGCCTCATTCTACATTATGCTGGAAGAACTTTTCTCTTCAGGAAAACTGCGGGCGGGAGACCGCATTCTTGGGATGATCCCGGAAAGTGGCAGGTTTTCTGTGGGCTGGGTGCTGTTGACAGTCGTATGA
- a CDS encoding phosphopantetheine-binding protein — MITNAFEKELFDLICTTCKLDDIDPDTVANTDPLIGPESPLGIDSIDALEIAVTVQREYGVRMDSENTSRTVLQSLATLAEYIRQSDGAGER; from the coding sequence ATGATAACTAACGCCTTTGAAAAAGAACTGTTTGATTTGATTTGTACAACCTGCAAACTGGATGATATTGACCCGGACACAGTTGCCAATACCGATCCTTTGATTGGGCCGGAGTCACCCCTGGGCATTGATTCCATTGATGCCCTGGAAATCGCGGTGACTGTACAGCGGGAATATGGCGTGCGCATGGATTCGGAAAATACCAGCAGGACGGTCCTGCAATCTTTAGCCACCCTGGCTGAGTATATCCGGCAAAGCGATGGAGCAGGAGAGCGATGA